From Salmo salar chromosome ssa04, Ssal_v3.1, whole genome shotgun sequence, one genomic window encodes:
- the LOC123742529 gene encoding zinc finger and SCAN domain-containing protein 12 isoform X1, translating into MANCIVFHTQIASIMEVLANAAVAEICKLVDDDYAVFRLEITQSQKENRVLRRKLLELKVARERAERTTRERVLASRVKIPDRNREVSRVTVSGEGHLTGGHRSFVKPAKHNTWRDDQPITVEGSGTSTQHIISADAEAAGPGVKQERTEGEKDPVSIEDPTTAPTPPRTQPSIREVSGTQNAVLKSETDTKTLTHRLLHTGSDYRSDPERLGCPPAPGSEYLPVFHQSQRMVHCCGDDDAIDTSGDDPSCSYATEMDPGSMPLGLETQTDLSRGDWNRYSSGVYSEGCLDKKGEVIDEVTVKVEGVVPPTWNADSHLGNRHSQGRDFLDYRESLETNPNVETHSPTHAFRECDPVSTSMGPSDSHGRVLFDQVLNSKDQRAKARGATTGNSKEKRFLCMFCNKGFSCSQNVEIHQRIHTGEKPYSCPQCHMCFAQSGSLKRHQRVHTGEKPYSCPQCEKRFSRQHLLKTHLKIHTGERP; encoded by the exons atggctaactgtatagtttttcacactcaaatagcctccatcatggaggtgctagcgaatgcagctgtAGCTGagatctgtaaactcgtagacgacgactatgcagtgtttcgtttggaaataacgcaaagccagaaagaaaacagggtTTTGCGAAGGAAACTACTGGAACTGAAGGTGGCAAGGGAGCGCGCAGAGAGGACAACGCGAGAGCGCGTCCTCGCCAGTCGTGTCAAGATCCCCGACcgaaacagagaagtgtcaagaG TCACTgtctcaggtgaaggacatctcactggaggccacaggagctttgtgaagccagcgaaacacaatacatggagagatgaccaaccaatcactgttgaggggagtggaacctcaacccagcacATTATC TCTGCAGATGCAGAGGCTGCAGGTCCTGGGGTCAAGCAGGAGAGGACCGAAGGAGAGAAGGACCCTGTAAGCATAGAGGACCCCACCACCGCCCCAACGCCTCCCAGGACCCAACCCAGCATCAGGGAGGTCAGTGGAACGCAGAACGCCGTCCTCAAGTCAGAGACCGACACCAAGACTTTAACACACAGGCTCTTACACACAGGTTCTGACTACagatcagacccagagagactgggctgtcctcctgCTCCCGGTTCAGAGTACTTACCGGTATTTCACCAGAGCCAGAGGATGGTTCATTGCTGTGGAGATGATGATGCGATAGACACTAGTGGTGATGATCCGTCTTGTTCTTACGCTACAGAGATGGACCCTGGCAGCATGCCCTTGGGTTTAGAGACacagactgatctgtctagaggggactggaaccggtacagtagtggtgtatactctgaagggtgCCTAGATAAGAAAGGGGAGGTGATAGATGAGGTGACTGTGAAAGTGGAGGGTGTCGTTCCTCCCACATGGAATGCAGATAGTCACCTAGGAAACAGACACTCACAAGGCAGAGATTTCTTAGATTACAGGGAAAGCTTAGAGACAAATCCAAATGTTGAGACCCACTCCCCTACACACGCATTCAGGGAATGCGACCCAgtgtccacatcgatggggccatCCGATTCACACGGCCGCGTCCTTTTcgatcaggtattgaactcaaaGGACCAAAGGGCCAAGGCTCGGGGAGCAACAACAGGCAATAGTAAAGAGAAACGGTTCCTCTGtatgttctgtaacaaaggcttcagctgcTCCCAGAatgtggagatccaccagaggatccacacaggagagaaaccctacagctgcccccagtgtCACATGTGCTTCGCTCAGTCTGGCAGCCTAAAGAGGCACCaaagggtccacacaggggagaaaccctacagctgccCACAGTGCGAGAAGAGGTTCTCCCGCCAACACCTGCTGAAGACACACCTGaagatccacacaggagagaggccaTAA
- the LOC106602454 gene encoding zinc finger protein 90-like, translated as MATCDGVVFHTQIASIMEVLANAAVAEICKVVDDEYAVFRLEITQSQKENRALQRKLQLLELKVARERAERTIRERVLASPSSVKIVDRYRGMARGEGHLTGGHRSFVKRVGHNTWRDDQSITVDEGSGTSTQHVILIESAEAAGPGGSSLVKQEKTEREDPPHSRETQTRVAPVATEDPALPRIRCSIGSVEHRTPSEINTEILTETHRLLHTGYDHRSDPERLGCPPAPGSEYLPVFRQRTVYSHGDVGDALDTGGDDLSCSYTTEMDAGNISLGLETQTDLSRGDWNRYSSSVYSEGCQEEKVEVMVVDEVTVKVEGDVPPTWNTDSHLGDGQSQGRDFLDYRESLETNPNVAIQSPLHSLRDRDPVSTSMGPSDSQGCVIFDQVLNSNDRARAQAQGGGATSGNGKEKRFLCMFCNKGFSCLQKVEIHQRVHTGVKPYSCTQCHMRFAQARDLKRHQRVHTGEKPYSCPQCEKRFSRQDNLKIHLKVHTGERQFACTQCGKKFTERSYLRIHQQKNHPTLLT; from the exons ATGGCAACCTGTGACGGtgtggtttttcacactcaaatagcctccatcatggaggtgctagcgaatgcagccgtggcagagatctgtaaAGTCGTAGACGACGAgtatgcagtgtttcgtttggaaataactcaaagccagaaagaaaacagggcattgcagaggaaactacagctactggaactgaaggtggcacgggagcgcgcagagaggacaattcgagagcgcgtcctcgccagtcccagtagtgtcaagatcgtcgaccgatacagaggaatggcaagag gtgaaggacatctcactggaggccacaggagctttgtgaagcgagtgggacacaatacatggagagatgaccaatcaatcactgttgatgaggggagtggaacctcaacccagcacGTTATCTTGATCGAG TCTGCAGAGGCTGCAGGTCCTGGAGGATCGTCTCTGGTCAAGCAGGAGAAGACTGAAAGAGAGGACCCACCACACAGCAGAGAGACCCAGACTAGAGTGGCCCCTGTAGCCACGGAGGACCCAGCGCTGCCCAGGATCCGATGCAGCATCGGGTCAGTGGAACACCGAACACCGTCAGAGATCAACACTGAGATTTTAACTGAAACTCACAGGCTCTTACACACAGGATATGACCACagatcagacccagagagactgggctgtcctcctgCTCCCGGCTCAGAGTACTTACCGGTATTTCGCCAGAGGACAGTTTATTCCCATGGAGATGTTGGTGACGCACTAGACACTGGCGGTGATGACCTGTCTTGTTCTTACACTACAGAGATGGACGCTGGCAATATATCCTTGGGCTTAGAGACacagactgatctgtctagaggggactggaaccggtacagtagtagtgtatatTCTGAAGGGTGCCAGGAGGAGAAagtggaggttatggtggtagatgaGGTGACTGTGAAAGTGGAGGGCGACGTTCCTCCCACATGGAATACAGATAGTCACCTAGGAGACGGACAGTCCCAGGGTAGAGATTTCTTAGATTACAGGGAAAGCTTAGAGACCAATCCAAATGTCGCGATCCAATCCCCTTTACATTCGCTCAGGGATCGTGACCCAGTGTCCACTTCGATGGGGCCTTCCGATTCACAAGGCTGCGTCATTTTcgatcaggtattgaactcaaacGACAGGGCTAGAGCCCAGGCTCAGGGAGGGGGAGCCACATCAGGCAATGGTAAAGAGaaacggttcctctgcatgttctgtaataaaggattcagctgcctccagaaggtggagatccaccagagggtccacacaggggtaaaaccctacagctgtacccagtgtcataTGCGCTTCGCCCAGGCTCGTGACCtcaagaggcaccagagggtccacacaggggagaaaccttacagctgcccccagtgtgagaagaggttctcccgcCAGGACAATCTGAAGATACACCTGAAggtccacacaggagagaggcaGTTCGCCTGTACGCAATGCGGGAAGAAGTTCAcagagaggagctacctcaggatacaccagcagaaaaaccATCCCACTCTATTAACATAG
- the LOC123742529 gene encoding uncharacterized protein isoform X2, giving the protein MANCIVFHTQIASIMEVLANAAVAEICKLVDDDYAVFRLEITQSQKENRVLRRKLLELKVARERAERTTRERVLASRVKIPDRNREVSRVTVSGEGHLTGGHRSFVKPAKHNTWRDDQPITVEGSGTSTQHIISADAEAAGPGVKQERTEGEKDPVSIEDPTTAPTPPRTQPSIREVLTTDQTQRDWAVLLLPVQSTYRYFTRARGWFIAVEMMMR; this is encoded by the exons atggctaactgtatagtttttcacactcaaatagcctccatcatggaggtgctagcgaatgcagctgtAGCTGagatctgtaaactcgtagacgacgactatgcagtgtttcgtttggaaataacgcaaagccagaaagaaaacagggtTTTGCGAAGGAAACTACTGGAACTGAAGGTGGCAAGGGAGCGCGCAGAGAGGACAACGCGAGAGCGCGTCCTCGCCAGTCGTGTCAAGATCCCCGACcgaaacagagaagtgtcaagaG TCACTgtctcaggtgaaggacatctcactggaggccacaggagctttgtgaagccagcgaaacacaatacatggagagatgaccaaccaatcactgttgaggggagtggaacctcaacccagcacATTATC TCTGCAGATGCAGAGGCTGCAGGTCCTGGGGTCAAGCAGGAGAGGACCGAAGGAGAGAAGGACCCTGTAAGCATAGAGGACCCCACCACCGCCCCAACGCCTCCCAGGACCCAACCCAGCATCAGGGAG GTTCTGACTACagatcagacccagagagactgggctgtcctcctgCTCCCGGTTCAGAGTACTTACCGGTATTTCACCAGAGCCAGAGGATGGTTCATTGCTGTGGAGATGATGATGCGATAG